A window of Desulfuribacillus stibiiarsenatis genomic DNA:
ACCCTCAGAGTCATATAACTTTCGTTCTCCTTTATTGGTTACTAATAAATATGGCTTATTCGGAGAACTGTTCATAGATGCAATAGCATTCTCGATCAATGTGATTTCTAGATACCCTAACTTTTCATTTAATTTCACAGCCTTAGTAATGTACTCCTGACCTTTACTATCTTGCAAGTTTCTTGAATAACTAACAGCTAATAAGCAGTATAATTTTATCTTTCTAACATCAGACAGTTCATCAAAACGCTGTAACGCAATAGCTGTTTCTCCGTCCTCAATAACTGCCATATCATCACCATACAACTTGGCAATATGGGCTAAATGAAAATATGGCCTTGGATTTTGGGGATCTATGTTTCTCGCTAACCAAAGATGTTCTGAAGCTTTTTGATATTCACTTTTCTTTTTTCGAAAGTAGGCTAGCTCCACATGTATTTCAGCTAACTCCATTCTATATTGCAATTGGTTATCAGGGTCAGCCATGATAAGTTCCTCAATAATCTCTACTCCTTCTACGTACCAAGACTGGGTAAATAGTTGCTTGTCAGACCATTGACGCTTTTGCTCTTTTAATATATGTACCTTGTTC
This region includes:
- a CDS encoding helix-turn-helix domain-containing protein encodes the protein MADPDNQLQYRMELAEIHVELAYFRKKKSEYQKASEHLWLARNIDPQNPRPYFHLAHIAKLYGDDMAVIEDGETAIALQRFDELSDVRKIKLYCLLAVSYSRNLQDSKGQEYITKAVKLNEKLGYLEITLIENAIASMNSSPNKPYLLVTNKGERKLYDSEGRDEFLEDIDNRHILILDNTQQGPYVQYNQKTITIQPVEARILQLLLQHNEPVSKEQIKEFVWLDNNRDLGDSTIRKNISKIRAKLRSILKDSVENNSYIINVNGRYIWSIEINIAIFTII